Genomic window (Campylobacter ureolyticus ACS-301-V-Sch3b):
CTCTTTTGCTAGCTTCTATACCAGCCATAATGCCTTGACTTGTTGAAACTATAACTGTTCCATAACCGTTTTTAAATCTTTTTATCTCATCTTTACCTTGATAAAGTCTTCTACTTGGCTTTGAAACTCTAGTTAGCTCATTTATAACGCTTCTGCCATTTTCATCATATTTTAAAACAACATTTATAAATTTTTTATTGTTTTCTTCTACAACATTATAACTTTCAAGATACTCTTTTTCTGTTAAAATTCTAGCTATTGCCTCAACTGATTTAGAGTGTAGAAGTTTTGTTGTATCAAGTCTTCTTAAGCTAGCGTTTCTAATTCTTGTTAAAGCATCTGATATTAAATCATTCAACATAACTCTTCCTTACCAACTTGATTTTTTAAGGCCTGGAATTAGACCTTCATTAGCCATTTTTCTAAGACAAACTCTACAAAGTCCAAAGTCCCTATAAACAGACTTTGATCTTCCGCAAATTTTACATCTTGTGTATTTTCTAGAGCTAAATTTAGCCTCTCTACTTGCCTTAGCTATCATTGATTTTTTTGCCATATTAATTTCCTTTTGAAAAAGGCATACCTAAAACTTCTAAAAGTTTGTAAGCCTCTTTATCGCTATTTGTTGTTGTAACTATAGTGATGTTCATACCGTGAGTTCTTAAAATTTTATCATACTCAACTTCTGGGAACATTAACTGCTCATCCAAACCAAAATTATAGTTTCCTCTTCCATCAAAGCCATTTTTTGGAAGACCTCTAAAATCTTTTACTCTTGGAAGTGCAACAGAGATAAGCTTATCTAAAAAGACAAACATATTATCTTTTCTTAAAGTTACTTTTATTCCTACAGGATAACCCTCTCTTACCTTAAAGCTTGCAACTGATTTTTTAGCATTTACGCCAAGTGCTTTTTGTCCAGCTATTAAAGAGATTGTATCTATCATATTTTGAAATACTTTTTGATCTCTTGCAGCATCACCAGCACCAACGCTAATAACTACTTTTTCAATAGCAGGAATTAACATAGGATTTTTTA
Coding sequences:
- the rpsH gene encoding 30S ribosomal protein S8, which gives rise to MLNDLISDALTRIRNASLRRLDTTKLLHSKSVEAIARILTEKEYLESYNVVEENNKKFINVVLKYDENGRSVINELTRVSKPSRRLYQGKDEIKRFKNGYGTVIVSTSQGIMAGIEASKRGIGGEVLCTVW
- a CDS encoding type Z 30S ribosomal protein S14 — its product is MAKKSMIAKASREAKFSSRKYTRCKICGRSKSVYRDFGLCRVCLRKMANEGLIPGLKKSSW
- the rplE gene encoding 50S ribosomal protein L5, with translation MNRLRTKYNDQVRPELIKEFDIKNPMLIPAIEKVVISVGAGDAARDQKVFQNMIDTISLIAGQKALGVNAKKSVASFKVREGYPVGIKVTLRKDNMFVFLDKLISVALPRVKDFRGLPKNGFDGRGNYNFGLDEQLMFPEVEYDKILRTHGMNITIVTTTNSDKEAYKLLEVLGMPFSKGN